Proteins from one Rosa chinensis cultivar Old Blush chromosome 7, RchiOBHm-V2, whole genome shotgun sequence genomic window:
- the LOC112178937 gene encoding splicing factor YJU2, whose protein sequence is MSKRFGNLLIGKTYSLTVLRRRIYLFREGERSMILPVSIHCNTCANRMPQGTNLNYVRRRSLSKTSLGAPIVTFFFNCTKCRALIRMKEDPENSGYVVEDGATEVLEHEKSEHLRKIRDEDGLDPETSDSNLKKSGHHRKIHDEAGLDYETSDSDLKRQKLMIGLPSNPTESFTLSLKHRGMLALRQR, encoded by the exons ATGTCGAAGAGGTTTGGTAATCTGTTGATCGGCAAGACCTACAGTCTCACAGTCCTCCGCCGTAGAATTTATCTGTTTCGCGAAGGGGAGAGGAGCATGATACTTCCGGTGAGCATCCACTGCAACACTTGTGCCAATCGCATGCCCCAAGGCACCAATTTGAACTATGTAAGACGACGCTCCCTCTCCAAG ACTTCTTTGGGAGCTCCAATAGTTACATTTTTCTTCAATTGTACCAAGTGCCGGGCACTCATCCGGATGAAGGAAGACCCAGAGAATTCAGGCTATGTTGTTGAGGATGGTGCTACTGAAGTTCTTGAACATGAG AAATCAGAACACCTTCGAAAGATTCGTGATGAAGATGGTTTGGATCCTGAAACATCTGACTCTAATTTGAAG AAATCTGGGCATCATCGAAAGATTCATGATGAAGCTGGCTTAGATTATGAAACATCCGACTCTGATTTGAAG AGACAAAAGCTTATGATTGGGCTTCCTAGCAACCCAACAGAGTCGTTCACTCTTTCGCTCAAGCACAGAGGTATGCTAGCACTGAGGCAAAGATGA